The following is a genomic window from Hallerella porci.
TCATTTACCACAGTCCAGCTTCCGAGGGAAATTACACCCAAGGACATCGGCACAATTCAAAAGAGCTGCGCCCGCATTCTTGCGCGCGGTGATTTGCGCTTAGACGGTTCTGCGGTCGCATCGCTGGATTTTTTTGGAAAAACTCTTCTCGCTGACATTGCAATCGCTGCAGAATCGAGCGGGAGAAAATGCGTTCTCCGCGGATTTTCGTCCGAATTACGCGAAGAACTTTCCAAATTAACCATCAATCATGTGCCGAAAAAAGATGAAACTCTCAAAATGGGATTCGTCGAAAAGCTCGGCGATTTCGGATTTTTTATTTTAAAAGGTTTCCGCGATTTCAGTTATCTTTTGAGCGAATGCCTTTATTGGACTCTCTTTAAGCCGTTTGATAAAAACCGCATTCCTTTTCACGGAACTGCATTGCAAATGTTACGGCTCGGCGCGGACGCGAGCGGAATCGTTTTCTTGCTCGTTTTTCTCATCGCTTTTTCGCTCGCCTTTCAAAGTTCCAATATGTTGAACGCAGTTGGCGGCGGTTCTTTCCTCGCGGGCGGTCTCGGCTTTTTGATGTTTGCAGAAATCGGTCCGCTTTTAAGTTCGATTATTTTGGCGGGACGTTCCGGCAGTTCGATTACCGCAGAAATTTCGAGCATGACTGTCGCCGAAGAAATCAAAGCGCTCAAAACGATGGGCATTCAACCGATTCAATTTTTGGTACTTCCCCGCTTCAAAGCGTTGAGCGTCACCGTTCCGATTCTTTCTTTTTGCTCGTCGATTTTCGGATGCCTTTCCGGTTTAATCGTTGCAGATTTAGTCTGCCAAATTTCACCATATAATTATATTCTTTCGTTAAAAGACGGCATTGATGTCATCTTGATTTTTAAAAGCATGATTAAATCCGTCGTCTTCGGCTGGATTATCGCACTCGTCGCTGCGCAAAAAGGTTTAAATGTCCGCGGCGGTGCCGATGCCGTCGGACGCGCGACAACTTCTTGCG
Proteins encoded in this region:
- a CDS encoding ABC transporter permease; translated protein: MDSFTTVQLPREITPKDIGTIQKSCARILARGDLRLDGSAVASLDFFGKTLLADIAIAAESSGRKCVLRGFSSELREELSKLTINHVPKKDETLKMGFVEKLGDFGFFILKGFRDFSYLLSECLYWTLFKPFDKNRIPFHGTALQMLRLGADASGIVFLLVFLIAFSLAFQSSNMLNAVGGGSFLAGGLGFLMFAEIGPLLSSIILAGRSGSSITAEISSMTVAEEIKALKTMGIQPIQFLVLPRFKALSVTVPILSFCSSIFGCLSGLIVADLVCQISPYNYILSLKDGIDVILIFKSMIKSVVFGWIIALVAAQKGLNVRGGADAVGRATTSCVVTSISGIIIADAIFSFIYY